In Bombus fervidus isolate BK054 chromosome 11, iyBomFerv1, whole genome shotgun sequence, a single genomic region encodes these proteins:
- the Klp10a gene encoding kinesin-like protein 10A isoform X2 translates to MTMDHGMYNIETGNSINIKRTDGRVHSAVVSGINWEQRTVTVEWFERGETKGKEVEMDAIVALNPDLTNQKTMEPPSQINNHVLISKARHSTKPSIPVKAGSNRQLSRQTGRPTNIMPPGVTVNGHGDSVAGLTSRRELENIPPTPTSTAASFNTSMTAQAKQKQQQLQSQQQQQQQQQVQADNGRVRRSNVVKEVERLKKNREERRQRQAELKEEKEALMNLDPGNPNWEFLAMIREYQNSIEFRPLRETDSVEDHQITVCVRKRPLNKKEIARKEVDVISVPSKDQMVVHEPKAKVDLTKYLENQIFRFDYAFDETCNNEIVYKYTAKPLVQTIFEGGMATCFAYGQTGSGKTHTMGGDFNGKTQDCKRGIYAMVAKDVFKCLKLVKYRPLNLVISASFFEIYSGKVFDLLKDKEKLRVLEDGKQQVQILGLTEKVVETCDEVLKLIQHGNSARTSGQTSANSNSSRSHAVFQITARIPGTLKVHGKFSLIDLAGNERGADTSSANRQTRMEGAEINKSLLALKECIRALSRKGTHLPFRASKLTQVLRDSFIGEKSKTCMIAMISPGMSSCEHSLNTLRYADRVKELAATDPTEMKASPTDDERELKIEEQSNNSVLSDSDLAQLRSLNEGEISQDLYTFHEAVSALQMLEEEVLDTHKMVMDHTTRFLDGARNVFSTTHEVDYDQEDSRGKDKAKASCPLEPNLEDERTTTTTTTTSTTTMRVAVPVDNDNRDSTGGDAWSNLNKLVDTTTENSLKSPWKDEVECQNDISSCDSDYEPLNVTRTTRVAANTAGIDSCIENVSKKNSLHAYSVAYSNNWARTVNRAQRYKRSTVGKKSVQKYHWSGTFNRDGVKKYSSPLGEKTSDAKTRRFGEMNVVADSNYNYNLDAFDDEKIAKKTKLFDGDKFNLDDESGDSNEDATRWPDRRSFANLSKRDTMRFNMSRRNWLTREHGQEDHRYERDESIEQGNLNANSPKRSQRNNHKEENRPTLDEKRRSSESSYLVDDNDDRSTIIDRYEITLSTVYVRKSRTPIDDRSTFKFFNFLLSFFKNVILFTFLPSLYMVLFIYVKRTEEP, encoded by the exons ATGACCATGGACCACGGCATGTACAACATTGAGACCGGCAACAGTATAAATATCAAGAGGACAGACG GTCGTGTCCACTCGGCAGTCGTTTCCGGCATTAATTGGGAACAGCGCACCGTCACCGTAGAATGGTTCGAAAGAGGAGAGACCAAAGGGAAAGAG GTCGAGATGGACGCGATCGTCGCCTTAAATCCCGACCTGACGAATCAAAAGACTATGGAACCACCTTCGCAGATCAACAATCACGTGTTGATCTCCAAAGCAAGG cATTCAACCAAGCCGTCGATTCCAGTAAAAG CGGGTTCCAACAGACAATTGTCGCGACAAACGGGTCGGCCAACCAATATAATGCCACCCGGTGTCACCGTGAATGGACACGGTGATTCCGTGGCTGGATTAACGAGCCGCCGGGAATTGGAGAACATCCCACCGACACCTACGTCAACGGCTGCTTCCTTCAATACCTCCATGACAGCGCAGGCCAAGCAGAAGCAACAACAGCTACAGTctcagcagcagcagcagcaacaacaacaggTACAAGCGGATAACGGGCGAGTTAGACGATCGAATGTGGTGAAAGAGGTCGAGAGGCTGAAGAAGAATCGCGAGGAAAGAAGACAGAGGCAAGCCGAGTTGAAAGAGGAGAAGGAAGCTCTGATGAACTTGGATCCTGGTAATCCGAATTGGGAATTTCTTGCTATGATAAG GGAATACCAGAACAGCATCGAATTCAGGCCCCTTCGAGAAACGGATAGCGTGGAAGACCATCAAATTACAGTGTGCGTCAGAAAGCGTCCGTTGAACAAGAAGGAGATCGCGCGCAAAGAGGTAGATGTGATCAGCGTGCCTAGCAAAGATCAGATGGTGGTTCACGAGCCGAAAGCCAAAGTCGATCTAACCAAATACTTGGAGAACCAAATCTTTCGATTCGATTACGCGTTCGATGAAACTTGCAACAACGAGATCGTCTACAAGTATACTGCTAAACCTCTGGTGCAAACCATTTTCGAAGGTGGAATGGCCACGTGTTTTGCTTACGGTCAAACGGGAAGCGGTAAAACGCATACCATGGGAGGTGATTTTAACGGAAAGACACAGGATTGCAAAAGAGGCATATACGCGATGGTGGCCAAGGATGTGTTTAAATGCCTCAAGCTTGTTAAGTATCGTCCGTTGAATCTGGTCATTTCCGCGAGCTTTTTCGAGATCTACTCTGGCAAGGTGTTCGATCTATTGAAGGACAAAGAGAAGCTGCGCGTTTTAGAAGATGGCAAGCAACAG GTGCAAATACTCGGATTAACGGAAAAGGTGGTGGAGACTTGCGACGAAGTGTTGAAGTTGATACAGCACGGAAACAGTGCCAGAACGAGCGGTCAAACCAGTGCAAATTCCAACTCGTCACGATCCCATGCCGTTTTCCAAATCACAGCGCGGATACCGGGTACGCTCAAGGTTCACGGAAAATTCTCTCTGATCGATCTTGCTGGTAACGAGAGGGGAGCAGATACGTCTTCCGCCAACAGACAAACCC GTATGGAGGGTGCCGAGATCAACAAATCACTGTTGGCGTTAAAAGAATGTATCCGCGCATTGAGTCGCAAAGGAACGCATCTGCCATTCAGAGCTAGCAAGTTGACGCAAGTATTAAGGGACAGCTTCATCGGTGAAAAGTCGAAAACTTGCATG ATAGCTATGATCAGTCCGGGAATGAGTTCCTGCGAACATTCGTTGAACACGCTCAGATATGCGGACCGAGTGAAGGAGTTGGCCGCGACTGATCCAACGGAAATGAAAGCATCCCCGACGGACGACGAACGGGAATTAAAGATCGAGGAACAGTCGAACAACAGCGTATTGTCGGATAGCGATTTGGCGCAGCTTCGGTCTCTGAAC gaGGGTGAGATTTCACAAGACCTTTACACGTTCCACGAAGCGGTATCCGCATTGCAAATGTTGGAGGAGGAAGTCCTAGATACGCACAAAATGGTCATGGACCATACGACCAGATTCCTGGATGGCGCGCGTAATGTGTTCAGTACGACTCACGAAGTAGATTATGACCAAGAAG ATTCACGCGGTAAAGATAAGGCAAAGGCAAGCTGCCCGTTAGAACCGAACTTAGAGGACGAGaggacaacgacgacgacgacgacaacgtcAACGACAACGATGAGGGTGGCTGTGCCAGTAGACAACGATAACCGCGACTCTACCGGCGGTGACGCGTGGTCCAACCTAAATAAACTCGTCGATACAACGACAGAGAATTCATTAAAATCTCCTTGGAAGGACGAGGTCGAATGTCAAAACGACATCAGTTCGTGCGATAGCGATTACGAACCGTTGAACGTTACTCGAACGACGCGCGTCGCGGCGAACACGGCCGGTATCGATTCGTGCATCGAAAATGTTTCGAAGAAGAACAGTTTGCACGCGTATTCCGTTGCATACAGCAACAACTGGGCTCGGACGGTGAACCGCGCGCAACGATACAAACGGTCTACCGTTGGGAAAAAGAGCGTACAAAAATATCATTGGTCTGGCACTTTCAATCGAGACGGCgtcaaaaaatattcttcgccTCTCGGTGAGAAAACGAGCGATGCCAAGACGCGTCGTTTCGGCGAGATGAACGTCGTGGCCGActctaattataattacaactTGGATGCCTTCGACGATGAAAAGATAGCAAAGAAGACGAAACTGTTTGACGGCGATAAATTCAACTTGGACGATGAAAGCGGCGACAGCAACGAGGACGCGACACGTTGGcccgatcgtcgatcgttcgcgAATCTTTCCAAACGCGATACAATGCGATTTAATATGTCACGGCGGAATTGGCTGACTCGCGAACACGGCCAGGAAGATCATCGCTATGAACGAGACGAGTCTATCGAACAAGGCAATCTAAACGCAAATTCGCCAAAACGAAGTCAACGAAACAACCACAAAGAAGAGAACCGACCCACTCTCGATGAAAAACGACGCTCTTCCGAATCCTCCTATCTCGTCGACGATAacgacgatcgatcgacgatcaTCGATCGCTATGAAATCACTCTCTCCACCGTCTACGTTCGTAAATCTCGTACGccgatcgacgatcgatccacattcaaattttttaattttcttttgtcgttttttaaaaatgttatccTCTTTACCTTCTTACCCAGCCTGTACATGGTCCTTTTCATTTACGTAAAAAGAACGGAGGAGCCATAA
- the Klp10a gene encoding kinesin-like protein 10A isoform X1, with product MTMDHGMYNIETGNSINIKRTDGRVHSAVVSGINWEQRTVTVEWFERGETKGKEVEMDAIVALNPDLTNQKTMEPPSQINNHVLISKARDSSGEEDEGVDESENQEEGSLGRHGGHTARNGLASATLPHSTKPSIPVKAGSNRQLSRQTGRPTNIMPPGVTVNGHGDSVAGLTSRRELENIPPTPTSTAASFNTSMTAQAKQKQQQLQSQQQQQQQQQVQADNGRVRRSNVVKEVERLKKNREERRQRQAELKEEKEALMNLDPGNPNWEFLAMIREYQNSIEFRPLRETDSVEDHQITVCVRKRPLNKKEIARKEVDVISVPSKDQMVVHEPKAKVDLTKYLENQIFRFDYAFDETCNNEIVYKYTAKPLVQTIFEGGMATCFAYGQTGSGKTHTMGGDFNGKTQDCKRGIYAMVAKDVFKCLKLVKYRPLNLVISASFFEIYSGKVFDLLKDKEKLRVLEDGKQQVQILGLTEKVVETCDEVLKLIQHGNSARTSGQTSANSNSSRSHAVFQITARIPGTLKVHGKFSLIDLAGNERGADTSSANRQTRMEGAEINKSLLALKECIRALSRKGTHLPFRASKLTQVLRDSFIGEKSKTCMIAMISPGMSSCEHSLNTLRYADRVKELAATDPTEMKASPTDDERELKIEEQSNNSVLSDSDLAQLRSLNEGEISQDLYTFHEAVSALQMLEEEVLDTHKMVMDHTTRFLDGARNVFSTTHEVDYDQEDSRGKDKAKASCPLEPNLEDERTTTTTTTTSTTTMRVAVPVDNDNRDSTGGDAWSNLNKLVDTTTENSLKSPWKDEVECQNDISSCDSDYEPLNVTRTTRVAANTAGIDSCIENVSKKNSLHAYSVAYSNNWARTVNRAQRYKRSTVGKKSVQKYHWSGTFNRDGVKKYSSPLGEKTSDAKTRRFGEMNVVADSNYNYNLDAFDDEKIAKKTKLFDGDKFNLDDESGDSNEDATRWPDRRSFANLSKRDTMRFNMSRRNWLTREHGQEDHRYERDESIEQGNLNANSPKRSQRNNHKEENRPTLDEKRRSSESSYLVDDNDDRSTIIDRYEITLSTVYVRKSRTPIDDRSTFKFFNFLLSFFKNVILFTFLPSLYMVLFIYVKRTEEP from the exons ATGACCATGGACCACGGCATGTACAACATTGAGACCGGCAACAGTATAAATATCAAGAGGACAGACG GTCGTGTCCACTCGGCAGTCGTTTCCGGCATTAATTGGGAACAGCGCACCGTCACCGTAGAATGGTTCGAAAGAGGAGAGACCAAAGGGAAAGAG GTCGAGATGGACGCGATCGTCGCCTTAAATCCCGACCTGACGAATCAAAAGACTATGGAACCACCTTCGCAGATCAACAATCACGTGTTGATCTCCAAAGCAAGG GATTCTTCGGGCGAAGAGGACGAGGGGGTGGATGAGTCGGAGAACCAAGAGGAGGGCTCCCTTGGACGGCACGGCGGTCATACCGCAAGAAACGGCCTTGCATCCGCAACGCTTCCT cATTCAACCAAGCCGTCGATTCCAGTAAAAG CGGGTTCCAACAGACAATTGTCGCGACAAACGGGTCGGCCAACCAATATAATGCCACCCGGTGTCACCGTGAATGGACACGGTGATTCCGTGGCTGGATTAACGAGCCGCCGGGAATTGGAGAACATCCCACCGACACCTACGTCAACGGCTGCTTCCTTCAATACCTCCATGACAGCGCAGGCCAAGCAGAAGCAACAACAGCTACAGTctcagcagcagcagcagcaacaacaacaggTACAAGCGGATAACGGGCGAGTTAGACGATCGAATGTGGTGAAAGAGGTCGAGAGGCTGAAGAAGAATCGCGAGGAAAGAAGACAGAGGCAAGCCGAGTTGAAAGAGGAGAAGGAAGCTCTGATGAACTTGGATCCTGGTAATCCGAATTGGGAATTTCTTGCTATGATAAG GGAATACCAGAACAGCATCGAATTCAGGCCCCTTCGAGAAACGGATAGCGTGGAAGACCATCAAATTACAGTGTGCGTCAGAAAGCGTCCGTTGAACAAGAAGGAGATCGCGCGCAAAGAGGTAGATGTGATCAGCGTGCCTAGCAAAGATCAGATGGTGGTTCACGAGCCGAAAGCCAAAGTCGATCTAACCAAATACTTGGAGAACCAAATCTTTCGATTCGATTACGCGTTCGATGAAACTTGCAACAACGAGATCGTCTACAAGTATACTGCTAAACCTCTGGTGCAAACCATTTTCGAAGGTGGAATGGCCACGTGTTTTGCTTACGGTCAAACGGGAAGCGGTAAAACGCATACCATGGGAGGTGATTTTAACGGAAAGACACAGGATTGCAAAAGAGGCATATACGCGATGGTGGCCAAGGATGTGTTTAAATGCCTCAAGCTTGTTAAGTATCGTCCGTTGAATCTGGTCATTTCCGCGAGCTTTTTCGAGATCTACTCTGGCAAGGTGTTCGATCTATTGAAGGACAAAGAGAAGCTGCGCGTTTTAGAAGATGGCAAGCAACAG GTGCAAATACTCGGATTAACGGAAAAGGTGGTGGAGACTTGCGACGAAGTGTTGAAGTTGATACAGCACGGAAACAGTGCCAGAACGAGCGGTCAAACCAGTGCAAATTCCAACTCGTCACGATCCCATGCCGTTTTCCAAATCACAGCGCGGATACCGGGTACGCTCAAGGTTCACGGAAAATTCTCTCTGATCGATCTTGCTGGTAACGAGAGGGGAGCAGATACGTCTTCCGCCAACAGACAAACCC GTATGGAGGGTGCCGAGATCAACAAATCACTGTTGGCGTTAAAAGAATGTATCCGCGCATTGAGTCGCAAAGGAACGCATCTGCCATTCAGAGCTAGCAAGTTGACGCAAGTATTAAGGGACAGCTTCATCGGTGAAAAGTCGAAAACTTGCATG ATAGCTATGATCAGTCCGGGAATGAGTTCCTGCGAACATTCGTTGAACACGCTCAGATATGCGGACCGAGTGAAGGAGTTGGCCGCGACTGATCCAACGGAAATGAAAGCATCCCCGACGGACGACGAACGGGAATTAAAGATCGAGGAACAGTCGAACAACAGCGTATTGTCGGATAGCGATTTGGCGCAGCTTCGGTCTCTGAAC gaGGGTGAGATTTCACAAGACCTTTACACGTTCCACGAAGCGGTATCCGCATTGCAAATGTTGGAGGAGGAAGTCCTAGATACGCACAAAATGGTCATGGACCATACGACCAGATTCCTGGATGGCGCGCGTAATGTGTTCAGTACGACTCACGAAGTAGATTATGACCAAGAAG ATTCACGCGGTAAAGATAAGGCAAAGGCAAGCTGCCCGTTAGAACCGAACTTAGAGGACGAGaggacaacgacgacgacgacgacaacgtcAACGACAACGATGAGGGTGGCTGTGCCAGTAGACAACGATAACCGCGACTCTACCGGCGGTGACGCGTGGTCCAACCTAAATAAACTCGTCGATACAACGACAGAGAATTCATTAAAATCTCCTTGGAAGGACGAGGTCGAATGTCAAAACGACATCAGTTCGTGCGATAGCGATTACGAACCGTTGAACGTTACTCGAACGACGCGCGTCGCGGCGAACACGGCCGGTATCGATTCGTGCATCGAAAATGTTTCGAAGAAGAACAGTTTGCACGCGTATTCCGTTGCATACAGCAACAACTGGGCTCGGACGGTGAACCGCGCGCAACGATACAAACGGTCTACCGTTGGGAAAAAGAGCGTACAAAAATATCATTGGTCTGGCACTTTCAATCGAGACGGCgtcaaaaaatattcttcgccTCTCGGTGAGAAAACGAGCGATGCCAAGACGCGTCGTTTCGGCGAGATGAACGTCGTGGCCGActctaattataattacaactTGGATGCCTTCGACGATGAAAAGATAGCAAAGAAGACGAAACTGTTTGACGGCGATAAATTCAACTTGGACGATGAAAGCGGCGACAGCAACGAGGACGCGACACGTTGGcccgatcgtcgatcgttcgcgAATCTTTCCAAACGCGATACAATGCGATTTAATATGTCACGGCGGAATTGGCTGACTCGCGAACACGGCCAGGAAGATCATCGCTATGAACGAGACGAGTCTATCGAACAAGGCAATCTAAACGCAAATTCGCCAAAACGAAGTCAACGAAACAACCACAAAGAAGAGAACCGACCCACTCTCGATGAAAAACGACGCTCTTCCGAATCCTCCTATCTCGTCGACGATAacgacgatcgatcgacgatcaTCGATCGCTATGAAATCACTCTCTCCACCGTCTACGTTCGTAAATCTCGTACGccgatcgacgatcgatccacattcaaattttttaattttcttttgtcgttttttaaaaatgttatccTCTTTACCTTCTTACCCAGCCTGTACATGGTCCTTTTCATTTACGTAAAAAGAACGGAGGAGCCATAA